From Microcystis aeruginosa NIES-2549, a single genomic window includes:
- the hisA gene encoding 1-(5-phosphoribosyl)-5-[(5-phosphoribosylamino)methylideneamino]imidazole-4-carboxamide isomerase, whose translation MEVIPAIDILDGKCVRLYQGDYQQSQVFNDNPAIVAREWVNQGATRLHLVDLDGAKEGKSVNLSTIETILNDIAIPVQVGGGLRDLETVSNLLKIGVEKAILGTVAVEKPELVSELCQSFPGQIIVGIDARDGKVATRGWLETSEVEAIALGQDMAKRGASTIIYTDIHRDGTLSGPNLAALRELAESVEIPVIASGGISSLTDLLSLLSLEPLGVTGVIVGRALYTGAVNLSEAINAIGSGRWQDVPPNFFV comes from the coding sequence ATGGAAGTTATCCCCGCTATTGATATTCTCGATGGCAAATGTGTGCGACTTTATCAGGGAGATTACCAACAATCGCAGGTTTTTAACGATAATCCCGCAATAGTGGCGCGAGAATGGGTCAATCAGGGGGCAACCAGATTACATTTAGTTGATTTGGATGGAGCTAAAGAGGGTAAATCGGTTAATTTGTCAACTATTGAAACAATTCTTAATGATATTGCCATTCCCGTGCAGGTGGGGGGTGGACTGCGAGATCTAGAAACGGTGAGTAATCTCCTGAAAATCGGGGTAGAAAAGGCGATTTTAGGGACAGTAGCCGTAGAAAAGCCGGAATTAGTCAGCGAACTTTGTCAAAGCTTTCCGGGGCAAATAATTGTCGGTATTGATGCTCGCGATGGCAAAGTAGCCACGCGGGGTTGGTTAGAAACTTCCGAGGTAGAGGCGATCGCTCTTGGTCAAGATATGGCAAAAAGAGGAGCCAGCACGATTATCTACACTGATATTCATCGAGATGGCACCCTTTCTGGTCCTAATCTCGCCGCTTTGCGAGAATTAGCCGAATCTGTCGAAATTCCCGTGATCGCCTCTGGGGGCATTAGTTCCCTGACAGACCTACTGAGTTTATTGTCTTTGGAACCTTTAGGAGTAACGGGAGTAATCGTGGGCCGCGCTCTTTATACCGGTGCGGTTAACCTCTCGGAAGCGATTAACGCCATCGGTTCGGGCCGTTGGCAGGATGTACCCCCGAATTTTTTCGTTTAA